A section of the Paenibacillus aurantius genome encodes:
- a CDS encoding metallophosphoesterase family protein: protein MRIGVVSDTHMPSRAKGLPAALVAGLKGVDRILHAGDFTSPDVIAMLEELAPLDAVMGNNDGEDIYRRFGRRKVLELAGYRIGLIHGDGYGRTTEERARAAFSEDPPDVIIFGHSHVPYKAVDQGVLMFNPGSPTDKRRQPAFSYGILELGDTLTAEHYFYTDKS, encoded by the coding sequence TTGAGAATAGGAGTCGTCTCGGATACCCATATGCCGTCCCGTGCCAAAGGGCTTCCCGCGGCCTTGGTTGCCGGGCTGAAAGGGGTCGATCGGATTCTTCATGCCGGTGATTTCACCTCCCCGGATGTGATCGCCATGCTGGAAGAGCTGGCTCCGCTGGATGCCGTTATGGGGAATAACGACGGAGAAGACATTTACCGGCGGTTTGGCCGGCGGAAGGTTCTGGAGCTGGCCGGTTACCGTATCGGCCTCATTCATGGCGACGGATACGGCCGGACAACCGAAGAACGGGCGAGAGCCGCTTTTTCCGAGGATCCGCCCGACGTCATTATCTTCGGACATTCCCATGTCCCCTATAAAGCCGTCGACCAAGGAGTGCTGATGTTCAATCCGGGATCGCCTACCGACAAGCGAAGGCAGCCGGCCTTCTCTTATGGTATTCTGGAACTGGGAGACACCCTTACGGCCGAGCATTATTTCTATACCGATAAATCCTAG
- a CDS encoding EcsC family protein, whose protein sequence is MTYEKKVALELQSWEASLHKPPGMLEKTSKTISGRINRIVPVKVHQALTAAVQGIVRTVLAGAQLTPKGKVLVGLSLEERDRRAGKLISDFQKIAAAEGAGTGAGGWVLGLVDFPALLAIKMKFLFELAHLYGYDTSDVRERLFLLHVFQLAFSGQNHRIRVYRTIKEWDAYVKTLPPGDRYLQTIDWTALQQEYRDSIDLRKLLQLVPGLGAIVGAWANFSFLDELGETGRNAFRMRILTQDSTGLSPIE, encoded by the coding sequence ATGACCTATGAGAAGAAAGTAGCCCTAGAGCTGCAAAGCTGGGAAGCTTCGCTCCACAAGCCGCCCGGTATGCTCGAGAAAACATCCAAAACGATCAGCGGCCGAATCAACCGGATCGTTCCGGTTAAGGTGCACCAGGCCCTCACGGCGGCCGTTCAGGGCATTGTCCGGACCGTCCTCGCCGGCGCCCAGCTGACCCCAAAGGGAAAAGTATTGGTCGGCCTGTCGTTGGAGGAACGCGACCGCAGGGCTGGGAAGCTCATCTCCGATTTCCAAAAGATAGCCGCTGCGGAAGGGGCCGGTACGGGCGCCGGCGGGTGGGTGCTCGGACTTGTGGATTTCCCGGCCCTCCTCGCTATCAAGATGAAATTTCTTTTTGAACTGGCTCACCTCTACGGGTACGACACCTCCGATGTGCGGGAACGGCTTTTTCTGCTTCACGTGTTTCAGCTTGCCTTCTCGGGGCAGAACCACCGTATCCGTGTTTACCGGACGATTAAAGAGTGGGATGCTTACGTAAAGACGCTCCCTCCCGGGGACCGCTACCTGCAGACCATCGATTGGACGGCCCTTCAGCAGGAGTACCGGGACTCCATCGATCTCCGCAAGCTGCTCCAGCTGGTTCCCGGTCTGGGGGCCATAGTCGGCGCCTGGGCGAATTTCAGCTTCCTGGACGAGCTGGGCGAAACGGGGAGAAATGCCTTCCGCATGAGGATTCTGACCCAGGATTCCACCGGTCTCTCCCCGATCGAATAG
- a CDS encoding C-terminal helicase domain-containing protein, giving the protein MKVTENPIVVSLEPGLETDYHQLMKEYFSASERNSRASSIEEKKQIMSTKDKMALLCNRNPGKLEALKSIIREVETAKEKLLIVTRSSAVALELLTELKEEENPNRTLHIHGDLSIHQVNQMNDRFTKSPASPVLILTDTVNAGLDLTAANHLVHYDYPIRYSDMMQRNHRVTRQTSHHTEASLYYLMTRDCIDEFEFQECMREKASILGAGTTA; this is encoded by the coding sequence ATGAAGGTAACGGAGAACCCGATCGTCGTCTCCTTGGAGCCCGGTTTAGAAACCGACTATCATCAGCTCATGAAAGAGTATTTCAGCGCGTCCGAGAGGAACAGCCGGGCATCCTCGATTGAGGAGAAGAAGCAAATCATGTCCACCAAGGACAAAATGGCGCTTCTGTGCAACCGCAATCCGGGGAAGCTGGAGGCGTTGAAGTCCATTATTCGCGAGGTCGAGACGGCCAAGGAGAAGCTTCTGATTGTCACCCGCTCCAGTGCGGTCGCTCTGGAGCTATTGACTGAGCTGAAAGAGGAGGAAAACCCGAACCGCACCTTACATATTCATGGCGATCTATCCATCCACCAGGTCAACCAAATGAACGACCGTTTTACCAAAAGCCCTGCATCGCCGGTCCTGATCTTGACCGATACGGTGAATGCCGGCCTGGACCTGACCGCGGCCAATCATCTGGTCCATTACGATTACCCCATCCGCTATTCCGATATGATGCAGCGGAATCACCGGGTGACCCGGCAGACTTCCCATCATACGGAAGCTTCTCTCTATTATTTGATGACCCGGGATTGCATTGACGAGTTCGAATTCCAGGAATGCATGAGGGAAAAGGCCTCGATTCTGGGCGCAGGCACGACAGCCTGA
- the ytxJ gene encoding bacillithiol system redox-active protein YtxJ, which translates to MAKWKEITTLEEWQEARERSAEHGVVILKHSTSCPVSFNALKEYDEFLAKEADGEIEYLLVKVIESRPVSNQIAADTGITHASPQIIYLKNKESYWNTSHWSITSEHINAVLK; encoded by the coding sequence ATGGCCAAATGGAAGGAAATCACTACGCTGGAAGAATGGCAGGAGGCCCGCGAACGTTCGGCAGAGCACGGAGTTGTTATCCTGAAGCACAGCACGTCCTGTCCTGTCAGCTTTAACGCCCTGAAGGAATACGACGAGTTTCTGGCAAAAGAGGCGGACGGGGAAATTGAATATCTTCTGGTTAAGGTGATCGAGTCGCGTCCGGTCTCGAACCAAATCGCCGCCGATACGGGCATCACCCATGCTTCTCCCCAGATCATCTATTTGAAGAACAAGGAATCCTACTGGAACACGTCCCACTGGTCCATTACCTCTGAACACATAAATGCGGTTCTAAAATAA